One Lentibacillus cibarius DNA window includes the following coding sequences:
- a CDS encoding Stp1/IreP family PP2C-type Ser/Thr phosphatase — MKGVFQTDQGQVRSHNEDSGGIFYNQTGELLAIVADGMGGHQAGDVASQMATAFVQEKWEKTDAMQSPEAAEDWLQKTIKDMNTAILDHARENEECAGMGTTAVIVICTNRYATISHIGDSRCYIWNDHGLSQVTEDHSLVNELVRTGQITKDDAEQHPRRNVLLKALGTEEHAYADLQTLEWEAGHKLLLCSDGLTNKLTDDEMEAFLQKDIELETIANELINLANERGGEDNISLIILQHDVCMEAGGT; from the coding sequence ATGAAAGGTGTATTTCAAACAGACCAGGGACAAGTCAGGAGCCATAATGAAGATTCCGGCGGCATTTTTTATAACCAAACCGGGGAGCTACTTGCCATTGTCGCTGATGGTATGGGGGGGCACCAGGCCGGCGATGTAGCTAGTCAGATGGCAACTGCCTTTGTCCAGGAAAAATGGGAAAAAACAGATGCTATGCAATCACCGGAAGCAGCGGAAGATTGGCTGCAGAAAACAATAAAGGATATGAATACAGCCATACTGGACCATGCCCGTGAAAACGAGGAATGTGCCGGTATGGGAACAACAGCGGTCATTGTCATTTGTACCAATCGTTATGCAACGATTTCACATATCGGGGATAGCCGCTGCTATATATGGAATGACCATGGCTTATCACAAGTTACGGAGGATCACTCGTTAGTCAATGAATTGGTTCGAACCGGACAAATAACGAAGGATGATGCAGAACAGCATCCACGCAGAAATGTGTTGTTAAAAGCATTGGGGACAGAAGAACATGCTTATGCTGACTTACAGACTCTCGAGTGGGAAGCGGGTCATAAACTATTGCTCTGTTCCGATGGTTTGACAAATAAATTGACAGATGACGAAATGGAAGCGTTCCTGCAAAAAGATATAGAGCTGGAAACGATTGCTAATGAGCTAATCAATCTGGCCAATGAGCGTGGCGGTGAAGATAACATATCGCTTATCATATTGCAGCATGATGTGTGTATGGAAGCAGGTGGTACCTGA
- a CDS encoding DAK2 domain-containing protein, whose translation MTTDMLNGKMFTQMVQSGAHHLKNNAKKIDALNVFPVPDGDTGTNMNLSMTSGADEVKKLNSDHVADVASAFAQGLLMGARGNSGVILSQLFRGFARGMNQKASLSAKDLANAFDSGVATAYKAVMKPVEGTILTVAKDAAETAVVESETESDVIVLMEKVVQVAKTSLQRTPDLLPVLKEVGVVDSGGQGLVTIYEGFLAALKGEEVPLQDAEDIDMEEMVNAEHHKIAQDFMDTSAIKYGYCTEFMVRFETDKLKENPFDEEQFRNELSKHGDSLLVVSDDDLVKVHVHAEYPGEVLTLGQYYGSLMNIKIENMRDQHTAIVGDQEQKEKSTEKAEYAIVTVAMGSGVKEMFASLGATVVIEGGQTMNPSTQDIAEAIDASNAVNVLILPNNKNIVMAAEQAAEMAKVNAEVVPTKTIPQGISALLAFHPDAAIGENRASMEGAAKEVKSGQVTYAVRDTQIDTMTIKKGHFMGIADGTIKASNEDKLETTQSLLNEMITEDDEILTILQGEDASDDDVKVIEKYVADNYEDVEIEVHKGNQPIYSFILSVE comes from the coding sequence GTGACAACAGACATGCTGAATGGTAAGATGTTTACACAAATGGTGCAATCAGGTGCGCACCATTTAAAAAACAATGCCAAAAAAATAGATGCACTGAATGTTTTCCCTGTCCCGGACGGGGATACCGGTACGAATATGAATTTGTCCATGACATCCGGCGCCGATGAAGTTAAAAAACTGAATAGTGATCATGTCGCTGATGTTGCTAGTGCTTTTGCGCAGGGACTGTTAATGGGAGCACGAGGAAATTCCGGTGTCATTTTATCCCAATTATTTCGTGGGTTTGCCAGAGGAATGAACCAAAAAGCATCCCTGTCCGCTAAAGACTTGGCCAATGCTTTTGATAGCGGTGTGGCTACAGCGTATAAAGCGGTGATGAAACCGGTGGAAGGTACGATACTGACGGTTGCAAAAGATGCGGCAGAAACAGCAGTCGTTGAATCGGAAACGGAAAGTGATGTAATCGTTTTAATGGAGAAAGTTGTCCAAGTTGCTAAAACGTCATTACAGCGCACGCCAGATTTGTTGCCTGTCTTGAAAGAAGTAGGTGTGGTTGATTCAGGCGGCCAAGGACTCGTTACAATTTATGAAGGGTTTTTAGCAGCGTTGAAAGGTGAGGAAGTTCCGCTGCAGGATGCAGAGGATATTGACATGGAAGAAATGGTCAATGCCGAACATCATAAGATTGCCCAGGATTTTATGGATACTTCTGCAATTAAGTACGGCTATTGTACGGAATTCATGGTTCGTTTTGAAACGGACAAGCTCAAAGAAAATCCGTTTGATGAAGAGCAATTCCGGAATGAATTAAGCAAACATGGCGATTCATTGCTGGTCGTATCGGACGATGACCTTGTGAAAGTGCATGTCCACGCCGAATATCCCGGAGAAGTACTGACGCTTGGTCAGTACTATGGTAGCCTGATGAATATAAAAATTGAAAATATGCGTGACCAGCATACAGCTATTGTTGGTGATCAAGAGCAAAAAGAAAAATCAACAGAAAAAGCTGAATATGCGATTGTTACAGTGGCAATGGGGTCAGGTGTTAAGGAAATGTTTGCAAGTCTCGGTGCAACGGTTGTAATCGAGGGCGGTCAGACAATGAACCCAAGTACACAGGACATTGCGGAAGCCATCGATGCATCCAACGCGGTAAATGTACTGATCTTACCAAATAACAAAAATATTGTTATGGCTGCAGAACAGGCCGCCGAAATGGCGAAAGTCAATGCGGAAGTAGTTCCGACGAAAACGATTCCTCAGGGGATTAGCGCGCTGTTGGCATTTCATCCGGACGCAGCGATAGGTGAAAACCGTGCGTCAATGGAAGGGGCCGCCAAAGAAGTTAAATCAGGACAAGTTACATATGCGGTTCGTGATACACAGATTGATACCATGACTATTAAAAAAGGTCATTTCATGGGAATAGCCGATGGTACAATTAAAGCATCTAACGAGGACAAACTGGAAACGACTCAATCACTGCTCAACGAGATGATTACCGAAGACGATGAAATATTGACCATCTTGCAAGGGGAAGACGCTAGTGATGATGATGTAAAGGTGATCGAGAAATATGTGGCGGATAATTATGAAGACGTGGAAATAGAAGTTCACAAAGGAAATCAGCCGATCTATTCATTTATTCTATCCGTAGAATAG
- a CDS encoding thiamine diphosphokinase: MRNVAIMGNGPKELIPDLESYQNSIDVWIGADRGSLILIENSISPDYAVGDFDSMDEADKEKVYKQAKSYQLYPSEKDQTDLEIALQQAYTLQPDTIYLFGVTGGRLDHALINIQLLHVIMAQHIRGVIIDRQNQLELIGPGNHEIRHDHRHPNISFIPYTQHVEGLTLEGFYYPLVEASIAWGSTLCISNKLILNYGTFSFKEGILLIIKSCDE, from the coding sequence ATGCGGAATGTAGCAATCATGGGAAATGGTCCAAAAGAATTGATTCCGGATCTTGAAAGTTATCAAAATAGTATAGATGTCTGGATAGGGGCGGACAGGGGCTCGTTGATTTTAATAGAAAACAGTATTAGCCCTGATTATGCGGTCGGCGACTTTGACTCTATGGACGAAGCGGATAAAGAAAAGGTCTATAAGCAGGCAAAGTCATATCAATTATATCCTTCTGAAAAAGATCAGACCGACCTGGAAATCGCACTCCAACAAGCGTACACACTGCAGCCGGATACAATTTATTTATTCGGTGTCACCGGCGGACGTCTTGATCACGCGTTAATCAATATTCAGCTGCTGCATGTAATCATGGCCCAGCATATACGGGGAGTAATCATTGATCGGCAAAACCAGCTCGAATTAATCGGTCCTGGTAATCATGAAATCCGTCATGATCATCGACATCCAAACATATCCTTTATACCGTACACCCAGCATGTGGAAGGGCTGACCCTGGAAGGTTTCTACTATCCCTTGGTGGAAGCATCCATCGCTTGGGGATCGACCCTCTGTATTTCTAATAAGCTTATTTTAAATTATGGTACTTTTTCTTTTAAAGAAGGCATACTATTAATAATAAAGAGTTGTGATGAATGA
- the fmt gene encoding methionyl-tRNA formyltransferase gives MKRIVFMGTPDFSVPILQSLIESGHDIVLTVTQPDRPKGRKKVMTPPPVKVEAERHGLPVLQPEKIKNDYEQILAYDPDIIITAAYGQILPQQLLTSPPFGCINVHASLLPELRGGAPIHYAILQGKKETGITIMYMAESLDAGDIISQRKVSIADDDHAGSLHDKLSEVGANLLVDTLPTIFNGEQSRITQDEHLATYAYNIKREQEKIDWQQPHDTVYNHIRGLHPWPGAFTTYEGNVMKIWWGEKDANTYAGTPGEIVHVDQTAFVVVCGDQKGVRITEIQPAGKKRMAVSQYLQGSRDRLQTGTVMGD, from the coding sequence ATGAAACGAATTGTTTTTATGGGTACACCTGATTTTTCTGTACCAATTCTACAGTCACTTATCGAATCCGGGCATGACATTGTTTTGACGGTTACACAGCCTGATCGCCCCAAAGGCAGGAAGAAGGTTATGACGCCGCCTCCTGTTAAAGTGGAAGCCGAGCGACATGGTTTACCAGTACTACAGCCGGAGAAAATAAAAAATGATTACGAACAAATATTGGCATACGATCCCGATATTATTATAACTGCCGCATATGGACAAATTTTGCCGCAACAATTGCTGACAAGTCCACCATTCGGCTGCATCAATGTGCACGCGTCACTTCTGCCGGAATTGCGTGGGGGAGCACCGATTCATTATGCCATTTTGCAGGGGAAAAAAGAGACAGGTATTACGATTATGTATATGGCTGAAAGTCTTGATGCCGGTGATATCATTTCACAGCGTAAAGTGTCCATAGCAGATGATGATCATGCCGGCTCGTTACATGATAAACTGTCCGAAGTTGGTGCAAATTTGTTAGTTGACACACTGCCGACTATTTTTAATGGTGAACAGTCACGAATTACACAGGATGAGCATCTGGCGACGTATGCGTATAACATTAAACGGGAACAGGAAAAAATAGACTGGCAACAACCCCATGATACTGTTTATAATCATATTAGAGGATTGCATCCGTGGCCTGGTGCTTTTACAACATATGAGGGTAATGTTATGAAAATCTGGTGGGGGGAGAAAGACGCGAATACATATGCAGGGACCCCCGGTGAGATCGTCCATGTTGACCAAACGGCATTTGTCGTTGTTTGTGGTGATCAAAAAGGTGTCCGGATTACCGAAATACAGCCGGCCGGAAAAAAACGTATGGCGGTTAGTCAATATTTGCAAGGGTCTAGGGATCGTCTTCAAACAGGAACAGTGATGGGTGATTAA
- the rpmB gene encoding 50S ribosomal protein L28, whose product MSRKCVVTGRKTRSGNNRSHAMNASKRNWKANVQKVRIMVDGKPQRVYVSARALKSGKVQRV is encoded by the coding sequence ATGTCTAGAAAATGTGTCGTTACCGGACGTAAAACACGCAGCGGGAATAATCGTTCCCACGCGATGAATGCAAGTAAACGCAATTGGAAAGCAAATGTGCAAAAAGTTCGCATTATGGTTGACGGTAAGCCTCAACGCGTTTACGTCTCAGCGCGTGCCCTGAAATCAGGCAAAGTACAGCGCGTTTAA
- the pknB gene encoding Stk1 family PASTA domain-containing Ser/Thr kinase, whose translation MLQGYLLNERYKIKEIIGGGGMANVYLARDIILERDVAIKVLRLDYADDEEFIARFDREAQSATSLSHPNIVNIYDVGEEDQFLFMVMEYVDGLTLKEYIQRFAPLDVQEALDIMKQIADAIAHAHANGIVHRDIKPQNILINTYGQVKVTDFGIAVALSATALTQTNSILGSVHYLSPEQARGGMATKKSDIYALGIVFFELLTGRLPFSGQSAVSIALKHLQHDTPSVKRFNPNVPQSVENIVLRATAKDPFHRYNSVYEMEEGLETALDPDKRNEAKYEPPVEAGEETKAIPIITDNEIKQNDNGDTITHTIGKDTTQPSDNNQPGSQSETNKGKRSRKKTWFISLGILFMLLAGSIAAFFVFPGLFGPKDVVVPNVRDLSYEDAITDLREVNLKTDREQIYSEEVDEGFVIRTDPAAGNKVKEEDTITLIVSKGEEEVTFNDYTGKDYNQTKRLLEGQGYKVNAEEANSKDVAEGKIISHIYPSPEKEVVPSETEVTFEVSIGPKPINLGNLKGMTEKEAVDSLKEQDLSANIKEENSETTPEGKVIRQEPEPGTELSKGDAVDVYVSTGPEAKPPINHKETFTVHYNPDKAEENADAPSEQKVKIYIGDKNRSITEVYKTYTITEDKEFTITLVILPNSIADYKVMRDDDVIINKSVKYEDVKGE comes from the coding sequence ATGCTGCAAGGTTACCTGTTGAATGAACGGTACAAGATTAAAGAGATTATTGGCGGCGGTGGCATGGCCAACGTCTATCTTGCCAGGGACATTATTTTGGAACGTGACGTGGCAATTAAAGTGTTACGACTTGATTATGCCGATGATGAGGAGTTCATTGCCCGGTTTGACCGAGAGGCACAGTCAGCAACAAGCCTTTCTCATCCGAACATTGTTAATATATATGATGTCGGAGAAGAGGATCAGTTTCTGTTTATGGTGATGGAATATGTGGACGGATTGACACTGAAGGAATATATTCAGCGTTTCGCCCCACTAGACGTTCAAGAAGCATTAGACATCATGAAGCAGATTGCTGATGCCATCGCACACGCTCATGCTAACGGGATTGTGCACCGGGATATTAAGCCACAAAACATTTTAATTAATACATATGGGCAAGTGAAAGTAACTGATTTTGGAATCGCTGTTGCATTAAGTGCTACAGCGCTCACGCAGACCAATTCCATCTTGGGGTCTGTTCATTATCTATCACCGGAACAGGCGCGCGGCGGCATGGCCACAAAAAAGTCGGACATCTATGCACTAGGGATTGTCTTTTTTGAGCTACTGACGGGCCGCTTGCCTTTTTCAGGTCAATCAGCAGTGTCCATTGCGTTAAAGCATTTGCAGCATGATACGCCATCTGTTAAACGCTTTAATCCTAACGTTCCCCAAAGTGTGGAAAATATTGTGTTGCGGGCAACCGCTAAGGATCCATTTCATCGGTATAATTCCGTCTATGAAATGGAGGAAGGGCTGGAAACAGCACTGGATCCGGATAAACGTAACGAAGCGAAGTATGAACCACCTGTGGAGGCAGGCGAAGAAACGAAAGCTATCCCGATTATTACCGATAACGAGATTAAGCAAAATGATAATGGTGACACGATTACACATACGATAGGAAAAGACACAACCCAACCCAGCGACAATAACCAGCCCGGTAGCCAATCGGAAACAAATAAAGGAAAACGGAGCCGGAAAAAAACGTGGTTCATTTCACTTGGTATTTTGTTTATGCTTCTGGCAGGAAGCATAGCAGCGTTTTTCGTCTTTCCTGGTTTATTCGGACCAAAAGATGTCGTTGTTCCTAATGTGAGAGACTTGTCGTATGAGGATGCTATTACTGACTTGCGGGAAGTCAACCTGAAGACAGATCGCGAACAAATATATTCAGAAGAAGTAGATGAAGGCTTCGTTATCCGTACTGATCCAGCTGCCGGTAACAAGGTAAAAGAGGAAGACACCATAACATTGATCGTTAGTAAAGGGGAAGAGGAAGTCACATTCAATGATTATACTGGAAAAGATTATAATCAAACAAAACGTTTGCTAGAAGGACAGGGATATAAAGTTAATGCGGAGGAGGCGAATTCAAAGGACGTTGCAGAGGGTAAAATAATTTCACATATTTATCCTTCTCCGGAAAAGGAAGTTGTACCAAGCGAAACGGAAGTCACGTTTGAGGTAAGTATTGGTCCGAAGCCAATTAACCTTGGCAATTTGAAAGGAATGACCGAAAAAGAAGCGGTTGACTCCCTAAAGGAACAAGATTTATCAGCCAACATTAAAGAAGAGAATTCCGAAACGACTCCAGAAGGAAAGGTCATTCGTCAGGAACCTGAACCCGGCACAGAATTGAGTAAGGGTGATGCCGTCGATGTTTATGTTTCGACAGGACCAGAAGCGAAGCCGCCAATAAATCATAAGGAAACATTTACGGTACATTATAATCCTGACAAAGCAGAGGAAAACGCGGATGCCCCATCGGAACAGAAGGTTAAAATTTATATAGGGGATAAAAACCGTTCCATCACAGAAGTATATAAAACGTACACCATCACCGAGGACAAGGAATTTACGATTACATTGGTAATACTGCCTAATAGTATTGCCGACTACAAGGTGATGCGTGATGATGATGTGATTATTAATAAATCTGTCAAATATGAAGATGTAAAGGGTGAATAG
- the rsgA gene encoding ribosome small subunit-dependent GTPase A produces the protein MTEGRIIKALSGYYDVKTDEGVFRCRGRGVFRKKKITPLVGDFVEFDKNTQGEGYILSVKPRENMLIRPPIANISQAIIVSSAVRPDFNPLLLDRFLVLIESKNIQPLIFITKKDLLPESEVVRIAGYKSLYEKIGYAVEFVSFGEADILHQLKSHLAEQVSVIAGQSGVGKSSLLNAINPSLQLKTDDISTSLGRGKHTTRHVELVEAGDGLVADTPGFGSLDLNDITAEELGDCFPEISERRPACKFRGCYHYKEPKCAVKQAVEEGIIAEHRYEHYIRFLDEINSRKPRY, from the coding sequence ATGACTGAGGGCAGAATTATAAAAGCGTTAAGTGGGTATTACGATGTAAAAACTGATGAAGGTGTTTTTCGTTGCAGGGGCAGGGGTGTGTTCCGTAAAAAAAAGATCACCCCTCTTGTTGGTGACTTTGTGGAATTTGACAAAAATACACAAGGGGAAGGATATATTCTTTCCGTCAAACCGAGGGAAAATATGCTTATCCGTCCACCAATAGCAAATATTAGTCAGGCAATTATTGTCAGTTCTGCTGTAAGACCCGATTTTAACCCTTTGCTGCTGGACAGGTTTCTAGTGCTAATCGAATCTAAAAACATCCAGCCGCTTATTTTTATTACGAAAAAAGATTTGCTGCCTGAATCAGAAGTAGTTAGAATAGCCGGTTATAAATCATTATATGAGAAAATCGGATATGCAGTGGAATTTGTTTCTTTCGGAGAAGCGGATATCTTGCATCAATTGAAGAGCCATTTGGCTGAACAGGTATCTGTCATTGCCGGGCAGTCTGGTGTTGGTAAATCATCATTACTAAATGCCATTAACCCGTCTCTGCAACTTAAAACGGATGATATATCGACAAGTCTTGGCAGGGGGAAACATACGACAAGACACGTGGAGCTGGTTGAAGCCGGAGACGGGCTTGTCGCCGATACCCCCGGGTTCGGTTCACTCGATTTAAATGACATCACAGCAGAGGAACTGGGCGATTGTTTTCCGGAAATAAGCGAACGGAGACCCGCTTGCAAATTCCGCGGATGCTATCATTATAAAGAACCGAAATGTGCGGTGAAACAGGCGGTGGAGGAAGGAATAATTGCCGAACATAGGTATGAGCACTATATTCGTTTTTTAGATGAAATAAATTCACGAAAGCCGAGGTATTGA
- the priA gene encoding primosomal protein N', which translates to MTIANVIVDVPASSINQTFDYRIPERFQDVLEPGMRVIVPFGPRRVMGYVMGKASTSDYDKLKEIADVLDLVPVLTDELLDLGKWLAEKTLSLYIIAFQAMLPQVLKANYKKELERLSEAPLPDQLETLFAGRDFVPYEELESAGVHYHQVQKAIQDGEVSVHYLVKSKVTKRHVTYIKPSRDIHLLEEAHQDLSNRAKKQKELLAHFIEQPEEIALNTLLKHFGTTRSTVNALVEKQLLEIVKKEQYRNPYNDAAFEQTTALELTEQQEQAIEPIRQDIRMDHHDVFLIHGVTGSGKTEIYLQAIQDVIAKGQEAIVLVPEISLTPQMVRRFKGRFGSSVAVMHSALSNGEKYDEWRRIHQKEVQVVVGARSAIFAPFENLGIIIIDEEHENSYKQEDQPRYHARDVAIQRGKTHHCPVVLGSATPALESYARAQKGVYQLASLTKRTNDKAMPHVEIVDMRSELHAGNRSMFSRDLKDKLEQCINRGEQAVLLLNRRGYSTFVMCRECGHVNECPHCDIALTFHKNSNQLKCHYCSYEELVPTRCPSCNSDLIRFFGTGTQRIEEALTQLIPQARVLRMDVDTTRRKGAHEKLLNQFANKEADILLGTQMIAKGLDFENVTLVGVLTADSMLHLPDFRSAEKTFQLLTQVSGRAGRHDLPGEVIVQTYTPEHYSIELASQYDYLQFYQNEMQMRKKFQYPPYVFLALITVSHQNHAKVVQTTQKIVKGLWNHVQEEGTVILGPTPSPITRVKDRYRYQCMVKYKREPNLRASIHQIIQQFNDRVRKDDLQITVDMQPYQLI; encoded by the coding sequence GTGACGATAGCAAATGTTATAGTTGATGTGCCTGCTAGTTCCATCAATCAGACTTTTGACTACAGGATACCTGAGCGATTTCAAGATGTGCTCGAGCCGGGCATGCGTGTCATCGTTCCGTTTGGCCCGAGGAGGGTGATGGGGTATGTGATGGGAAAAGCGAGTACATCCGATTACGACAAGTTGAAAGAAATTGCTGACGTGCTTGATCTGGTGCCTGTTTTAACCGATGAGCTGCTTGATTTGGGAAAATGGTTAGCTGAAAAGACGCTCAGTTTATACATAATAGCTTTTCAAGCCATGCTTCCACAAGTGCTGAAAGCCAATTATAAAAAGGAGTTGGAGCGCCTGTCCGAAGCCCCTTTGCCTGACCAGCTGGAAACATTGTTTGCCGGACGGGATTTTGTCCCGTATGAAGAACTCGAATCGGCCGGGGTTCATTATCACCAGGTGCAAAAAGCTATCCAGGATGGTGAGGTGAGCGTTCATTACCTTGTGAAATCAAAAGTCACAAAAAGGCATGTAACATACATCAAACCGTCACGTGATATTCATCTGCTTGAAGAGGCGCATCAGGACCTATCTAATCGAGCCAAAAAACAAAAAGAACTGCTTGCCCATTTTATCGAACAGCCGGAAGAAATAGCATTGAATACACTTCTTAAACATTTTGGAACAACGCGATCAACTGTTAATGCATTGGTTGAAAAACAGCTGCTGGAAATAGTCAAAAAGGAACAGTACCGGAACCCATATAACGATGCAGCATTTGAACAGACGACCGCCTTAGAACTGACCGAGCAACAGGAACAGGCGATAGAACCGATCAGACAGGACATTAGGATGGACCATCATGATGTATTTCTTATTCATGGTGTGACCGGAAGTGGTAAAACCGAAATTTATTTGCAAGCGATTCAGGATGTTATTGCTAAAGGACAAGAGGCGATTGTACTAGTACCGGAGATCTCTTTGACGCCTCAGATGGTCAGAAGATTCAAAGGCAGATTTGGGTCCAGTGTTGCTGTTATGCATAGCGCATTGTCAAATGGCGAAAAATATGATGAATGGCGTCGTATTCATCAAAAGGAAGTGCAGGTGGTCGTTGGTGCACGGTCAGCCATTTTCGCTCCTTTTGAGAATCTTGGTATTATCATTATCGATGAGGAACATGAAAACAGCTATAAACAGGAAGATCAGCCGCGTTACCATGCCCGTGATGTTGCCATCCAGCGGGGAAAAACCCACCACTGCCCGGTTGTACTTGGCAGCGCAACTCCGGCATTGGAATCCTATGCTCGTGCACAAAAAGGCGTTTATCAACTTGCTTCATTGACGAAGCGAACAAACGATAAGGCGATGCCACATGTGGAGATAGTTGATATGCGGAGTGAATTGCATGCTGGCAATCGATCCATGTTCTCCCGTGATTTAAAAGATAAACTAGAACAGTGCATCAACCGCGGAGAACAGGCAGTATTACTTCTGAATCGGCGCGGGTATTCAACGTTTGTTATGTGCCGAGAATGCGGTCACGTCAATGAATGTCCCCATTGTGATATCGCACTGACTTTTCATAAAAATAGCAATCAATTAAAATGCCATTATTGCTCTTATGAGGAACTGGTACCAACCCGTTGTCCATCGTGTAATAGCGATTTAATTCGTTTTTTTGGTACGGGCACTCAGCGCATTGAAGAGGCACTGACACAATTAATCCCACAAGCACGCGTATTAAGGATGGATGTGGACACGACAAGGCGAAAAGGTGCGCATGAGAAACTACTCAATCAATTTGCTAATAAAGAGGCAGATATATTGCTCGGGACGCAAATGATTGCCAAAGGGCTGGATTTTGAAAATGTGACACTTGTTGGTGTATTAACTGCGGACTCTATGTTGCACTTGCCCGATTTTCGATCAGCAGAAAAGACATTTCAACTCTTAACACAAGTGAGTGGTCGCGCCGGCAGACACGATCTCCCAGGTGAAGTGATTGTCCAGACGTATACACCGGAGCACTACAGTATTGAGCTGGCGAGTCAATACGATTATTTGCAGTTTTATCAGAACGAAATGCAAATGCGGAAAAAATTTCAATACCCACCGTACGTGTTCCTTGCCCTGATAACGGTATCCCACCAGAATCATGCTAAAGTAGTACAAACGACACAAAAAATTGTTAAAGGGCTGTGGAACCACGTTCAGGAAGAAGGGACCGTTATATTGGGGCCAACACCATCACCGATTACGAGAGTGAAGGATAGATACCGTTATCAATGCATGGTAAAATATAAGCGAGAACCGAATTTGCGGGCATCAATCCATCAGATTATCCAGCAGTTTAATGATCGAGTACGTAAGGATGACTTGCAAATTACCGTGGATATGCAACCATACCAATTAATTTGA
- the spoVM gene encoding stage V sporulation protein SpoVM has product MKFYTIKLPRFIGGFVRVIAGAFKKGK; this is encoded by the coding sequence ATGAAATTTTATACGATTAAACTCCCAAGATTTATCGGTGGATTTGTACGTGTTATCGCTGGCGCTTTCAAAAAAGGAAAGTGA
- a CDS encoding Asp23/Gls24 family envelope stress response protein codes for MSIELNTNDGQVTITDEVITTIAGGAAVECYGIVGMASKSQIRDGIAEILRKENFSKGVIVRQVDNRLHIDMYIIVSYGTKISEVAHNVQSQVKYMLSKSLGLEVDSVNIYIQGVRVAKD; via the coding sequence ATGTCCATAGAGCTAAATACCAATGATGGTCAGGTGACGATTACGGATGAGGTGATAACGACAATTGCCGGTGGTGCAGCGGTTGAATGCTACGGGATTGTCGGTATGGCATCAAAAAGCCAGATTAGGGACGGAATTGCTGAAATTCTTAGAAAAGAGAATTTCTCAAAAGGGGTTATTGTCAGACAAGTTGACAACCGTCTTCATATTGATATGTATATTATTGTTAGTTATGGAACAAAAATATCTGAAGTTGCTCATAATGTGCAGTCTCAGGTGAAATATATGCTTAGTAAATCACTTGGTCTCGAGGTTGATTCTGTCAATATTTATATCCAGGGTGTCCGTGTGGCCAAGGATTAA
- the rpe gene encoding ribulose-phosphate 3-epimerase, translated as MIKIAPSILSADFSKLGTEIQDVEQAGADYIHVDVMDGHFVPNITIGPLIAASIKPHTQLPLDVHLMIENADHYIPAFAEAGASIITVHQEASPHLHRTIQLIKQQGVKAGVVINPATPVEMIRDILPDVDLVLIMTVNPGFGGQSFIPSGIKKIEQVARWRKEYDLAFEIEVDGGINTDTAKLCTDAGADVLVAGSAIFKTQNRQQAITDIRQSVKKVD; from the coding sequence ATGATAAAAATAGCACCATCAATTCTGTCAGCTGATTTTTCAAAGTTAGGTACGGAAATACAGGATGTTGAACAGGCCGGGGCGGACTATATTCATGTCGATGTGATGGATGGGCATTTTGTACCGAATATTACGATTGGTCCGCTTATAGCTGCTTCAATCAAACCACATACACAATTGCCACTTGATGTCCATTTGATGATTGAAAACGCTGATCACTATATTCCAGCTTTTGCTGAAGCGGGGGCTTCGATTATTACCGTCCATCAGGAGGCATCTCCGCATTTGCACCGGACAATCCAGTTGATTAAACAACAGGGCGTAAAAGCTGGAGTCGTTATTAATCCGGCGACACCTGTGGAAATGATAAGAGATATTTTGCCTGATGTGGATCTTGTTCTAATCATGACAGTCAATCCTGGATTCGGTGGTCAATCGTTTATCCCTAGTGGCATTAAAAAAATCGAACAGGTTGCTCGTTGGAGAAAAGAATATGACCTAGCCTTTGAAATTGAAGTTGATGGTGGAATTAATACGGATACTGCGAAATTATGTACAGATGCCGGTGCAGACGTACTTGTAGCGGGAAGCGCAATTTTTAAGACGCAGAACCGTCAGCAAGCAATTACTGATATCCGTCAATCGGTAAAAAAGGTAGATTAA